Genomic segment of Gymnogyps californianus isolate 813 unplaced genomic scaffold, ASM1813914v2 HiC_scaffold_55, whole genome shotgun sequence:
GCAGAACGTGGTCCCACAAAACCTTAGTCTTATATTCACAGCAGTACACCGTGTGCTAATCCATTGAGTCCATTTCGATTGTTACAATTACAAGAGCcgaaaactgttttctcctgcagcagaagtaCAGTAACATCGCCTGCTTCTGGGAAAGGCAACCCATAGGATGCATGAGGATCCACTGCGCATTCCATCACAGCAGACCTCGGAATATAAATGGACTGTTTTTACCACCTAGTgagtaaaaatatctttctcaaCGAAGTTGTTTCACTAGAAGTAAAGTCCAGTAACGCAGGCAAAAAACGTCCTTTCGCAGTGCTTACGTAACATACATTAAGGGGTGAGGAGGGTGGCAGGGCCACGAGTAGCAGTATCTGTTGATAGAGCCCAGCTTGTCCTATGGATGAGACACCCTTTCTGTAGACAACATCAGATTACAGGGCTGTGTGTGCAGGTGCACTTCCACTTCATCGTTTCGAATAAATTTTTCAGGCTTGAACGTTATCGCATGCAGGCTACTGAAGTACAGTCATAGTTTGCAAGGCAGTACActatctgaaaatcagattattgatggaaaaaacccacccttctaagttgggtttttttcctcagtcctttctAAGAGGAGCTCTTGTCTACCAGGAGTCCTGGTAGACAGCTGGAACCTGGAACAGGGTAAGAGTCCAGGGCAGGGAACCAAGGCAGGTGTCAGAAATCGGGCGGAAGCAGGAGCGAGAGCAAGTCAGCATGACTTGTCAGAGATGCAACAGCTGGAATAAAAGAAGATGCCCATGcttcatctcatttctttaaaactggaaacaatagccaacttcaatatttttaatacaatgcaCAGAACCCCGATTGTATCTATAGCTGCAAAACTGGTCAGCTTGAACGATACAGACAGACTCACCTTTTTGCAccgtttttattttcagtccgTTGCATTTCCTCATGCTCAGAAAATGCTATCCCAGTactgaaatagttttgctgCAAACATTATGGGAGATAtacatttctaaggaaaaacaatatcttttctgattttcttctcgtgaagtgtgaattattttcatgaactccgtattctttctcaaaatctacattttgtaCTTGGGAAAGAGAGTTGtgattcagaaaattttgacaggaaaaaaaggtctgcCAGCTCCAAATGGGCAATCCTGTGCTTAGCATTGCGAAGTTCTTCAAAGGGGATGCCATGGGGAGCGACACAGGCCTGCCTATTATTCAGcatgtttaaagtattttccacAGGTGGGGTCCTAAACCCATTTACTCACTTCAGCCCAGGTATTACTAATCCCATGTTTCCCTATGTTGTACACCTCTTAAAAGGCACTGGAAGAAAGAAGGTTACTGACTCCAATTAATCTATCcaccagctggaagagagatccagccttttttaaagagcGTAGAATGATCcaaatgttcctcttttcaAAAGGCGCTCTTCAGCAGTGGACGGATGAGGCATTCAGAGGAGCCAGTACCCGTGTTTTCTCGTACCTTCTGGAGCTGGAAGATGCTCTTTTGCCAACCTCCGCAGAAGAGGCTTCCTAAAAGGCACAATCTGTCTATTTAAGGATTCCTTCAGTATGATCATGATTGCAAAACTATACCTGCTGCTCTGAACCTGCATTCGATAGTCTAGTTCCCTCCTAACAAAATACATGTGATGTTCTTTGCTGCAGATGCCCCATTACAACAGGGTGTCCGAGAAGGGATTCCGCATCCAGCCCATCGTCCAGAATCACTCAAAATCCACAGCATATTTTACTACCAATTCACCCTCCACTGATTATAAACCTCAGCGacgaacaggaggaagaggacgaTGGAGAGGACGATGAAGAGAactgtaaacagtttttctctttcttgtacaAGGAAGTACAAGGGGTTTTTCCGACTCTTGCAACGTACTTCACAACTGATTTCTGATAATGaccattacatttttagaaaagagtCGTTGaccagtttttgaaagagcttCCAGCTAATCCCCAAAATATTGGAACTGGTAGTCACCAGGTGTGAGTGAGGCAACATTTTCTAACTCCTGTGAAACGCCTAGCTGTGTATTTCAACAGTGGTATAATTCGCGTACCTCTTTTTCATTAAGTAGAGTGGAAAATGTGATCCACAGTTGAGATGATGTGATCCACAATTCAGGTGGCCATCAAACACTCTTCaacatttctcaaaatttctcaaattttctcaaaaatgaaTTGCACATTCCCAGAGAGTGAAAGGGAGAGAACGCCCTTCCCTCATGTGTGCACTCCGCAAATTACCGTGCTAGTTCTCAGGCAGCCccaagctgcttttcactttcccCCGGCCCTTCAGGTTGGCTGCCAGGCCTGCCTGTTAGTGCTTCCTAACTCGGTTTCAGCCTGAGTAAGCCACATTAACTTAAACAACACAAAAAGTAGGGCTTTGCTAATCTTAGTAGCCTTAAGCGAGACAGATAAGGAGCACTCGcttcaccagctctgctggcagacaTTACGGGATAGTAACTTTGGGCAGAGGGTTTGTGACAAGCACTCCCTGGTGACGTGTTTAATCAGAAGATTTCCTTTTGGGTGTAAAAGAAggatcattttgaaaatgagtacTGAAGATGGTTTTGAATCATTTTAAACCGAGAAACATTAGCTTCTTAATAAGCATTGTAACTGCAATTCCATCGCACTTGGAAATACCTAATATTAAGgaatcatttttctgtccagaagcagaggttgcagtcaggaaaaaaaccaaacgtgaccaaaatgaaattcatgatGGTATTTGATTATTAAGAATTGTTGAAGGTCTTTGTATAGCTGTCTAgtaatcctttaaaatatttcctacagatGTTTCTAACTGGGTGCCTAAGACTGCTGCAGAtatggaagaggagagagcaatAAAGGAAACATGCTATCAATCTGGTAAATATGGAATTAGTCACTCTTTCCTAAACAGCAATCCTGCCAATATAGTAAACTTTGGCGTCTTCTTCCCTCTTGGGGTATGTTTAGGAGAGTATTACAGGATTCAGTACCCTCACGAACACCAGGCAACAAAAAGCGGGTCTTCACCTCGGGAAAAGGAGCTATTACCCTTGCAAGCTACCGAGCGAGacttgcagaaaggcaagtacttttcatcttctgcaacAACGTTTACcgcttttaaaatcactgttacAGGGAGAAACTATTACATAGGTTGCCCTTCCTCCCGGCTTTTTTAATTTCGTGACAGTAAAGGATAGCATAGTacaaagagcataaaaatacttcattaattcTTCCccatagagagagagagagggagagagtgtCACACACGTGGTGACTACCTGCATCGATTGTAGatggaaaaggtagaaatggGCTGTTAACCCTATGTGTGCTTTCCTGCGATACACAACAGAGGTCTTTCGTAGAAGTTTTCTTCCCGATCAAGACTGACGTAGTCTAATTTTAACCATGCTAAGGTTAGGGATGGAGTTTAAATTTCTCATCCAAGCTCTCTGTTgcaaatggagagagacaggcactCTTAGGGGCTATTTATTGCATCGTAAGACAGTGCCAAAGCAAGGTGCGATGAGTCACTTTGCCAGAGGTGCTCCgtcctctctgctggctgtcctgggtGTCTAGATGACAAAATGCAGCAATACATCAAACTTTTCTAGATCTCAACTGAAATTCAATAAATACCCCCTTTCAGTGTCTTCTAAAAGATAGTAACAAAAGAGTTCCATTTTTGGTTTGAATGTTGGGCTTTATCCAACATAATTAAGGTCAAAGGGATACAAATTAATCAACCTTTACCTCCCTTATTATATTTCTCCTTCACTCTTGAGCAAGTGGCAAGAAATCTGtattaggtttttttactgaataagtAACATAGAATTCCATTTTAGGAGAGAGAGCTATGTTCTTAATAGAACAAGACACCAGAGTAAGCAGTAGATCCGTCATCAAAAACTGCTGGGCAGAAATCTGACCCGCtacttgtaatttaaaaagaaataattattgtttattttcacagtagtgTAAATTTCAGGGATAAAATCTTGATAATACTGTGtcatgtaaaacagatttgagTGGGACGatgtgctaataaaaaaaaacgGGAATGGAAAAATTGTCTCCATGTCATCCTTTTTCAACTGACACTTTCTGCCAGCCTACATTTTTGAGTGCAATGgggcaaaattatttccttcttatttctacatttaaacTGTTTGTGTAAACAACAACAATTTCTGGCAGGTATTGAGATATATTTAGACTACAGATGGCGGAATCAGTAACAAACGTATAAATGTAGCTTCTAATACGTGTCTTTATTTATCATTACATACATTCagcaaaaaaggacagaggtgtttccccaaagcatttcttcagttgaCTTCTCTGAGGTTTTAGGCACCATGGGGACATGCATCTTGAAAATACCATAAAGCTGATCAGATTGGGTTCATAAATATCATTCATGAAAAGTGAGAAGCTAAAGAACAAGCAGGTAATTTGTTGCTGGTTCTTTCCTTTGGAGCCATAGTCGTCTTTAACCTGTGTCTGATGGTCTTGTCTTAGAGAGCATGAGAGTTACACAGCAGGTGCTCGAGTTACACTAGACAGGATCCAAATaactaaccaaagagaaagaagaatatgaaacgAGAGGTTAAAGGAAATTGCGCTAAACTCACCACTAGCTcatggaggtgggaggaagagaatggcAGTGCCACTCCCTGAGCTTACACACAAGCACctaaaacattctttctgttgcctttccagGTGATGGCAATACAATGCCTACAAAATGTcataatacaaaaagagaaggagggagttCAGGAAGGCGAGTACCAACAGAGAGTATTCCCAGAACAGATCGCAGATCCTTTGAAAATGGAGGTAATCCACTTGAGCATCAGCTTCTCATTACTGAGCATCACGTGGTAACTAACTGTATAGGCACGCATTAAACTTCACCATTTCACATTGGAgttattctttgctctttatgtTCTAGAGACTCTTTCTCGTGGTTTAGCACCATTGATCATAAACATCAGCACTGTTTatgattctgctgcttttaggattatactgggaaaaaaattcctctgtgctgactccaactgattgtttcctgcttaattttggaaaagaaatggttCTGTGGAGTTCTAAAAAAGACACGTCTCTAGTAGTATACCCTTAGTCCTTATGTATGTTGACATCGGAGGTAAAGCTAATCCAATAACGTTGAATCTCCAGCCATTCATGGGTATTTCTGCAACGCTGTTTGTCACCATGTCAGCAATGCCAGTTTGGCTGTTAAAACTATGTGTGGGCCCATGCTGTAAACTGTTATCACTGACGTGACTGAGGAACCATGTTCCACCCAAGAAGACCTTTGTATGAGTGGGagatgaggttttcaaaacaccaCGGCATTTTTGGATAAGAAAATTTTGCGTGCTTTATAAAAACTAAGTATGATATGTGTTATTTCAATCCCTCAGAAACAAACCACACGGAGCTGGTGAAGAACCGTCCCTGTACAGAagtcaagaagaagaagaagtggaTGTCTGAGGAGCCAAGAAATTCACCCAATACAGTAACAGGCAAAGgtatttggagaaaacacttggcttattccttttgctttactaaACTGTTAGATGATGTAGCACTACCtagttcatttctgttcttcgtGTCAAATCTGGACAATCCATATGTGGATTGGACTAgccacaaagaacatttttttcgtCTTGTCTTCCAGCCTCCAGTCTCCTGCCATAGGTCAAATTGTGAGTAACAGCACACCATTTTTGgctacctttgttttttcacttgtaggAATTCACACTTCAGACCCCAAAGTAAAACCAAGTTACCAACAAAGGGGTCAAAGTCAGGGTGatcaaactgctgcttctcttccttacgtcagagaagctggaagaaagactGACTTCAATTCTTCAGAACCTCGAAGATCAGCATATGTCGTCTACCGTACTGTCACCGTCAACCAAGAACCAAAGTTCAATGGATCTACAGGTGGGTTCCTGCTTACCCAGGATCCTTAAGATGCCTCCAAGATACCTGTCTGTATCGTGCTGCTTTCGGGTTTGCCCCTGCAGGGGAATATTAAGTTATTTACGCCTAAATACGGGCAGGAGTAAATTCGATCCAGCACAGATTGAGGCAGTatccacagacagaaatgagtCAGAACATTCACAAACAGTAATTTAGCCGCCTTCATAGCAGgaattcatttctctgccagcaaagagGGATGAATGCAAAGATGTGCCGACGTGCACCAAGATACTGATCCCactatttacagcagctttaaaaaaaaaaaaaaaaaaaagaaagaaaagtgatcagCATTGTTGTCATAAGAGCAACCGTTACCATTCTCGCtacctttctttccagcagcacctgagcCATATGGCCAGAAATGCTCCAAACAAAAGAATCAGCTtgacacaaacagaagattttggaCCCAAACCGAAAACTATGGTAATACTTACATGTTGtgtataaactgaaacagtcaGGATTACTGTGGAATTCATAATTTGAGTTAATGGAATTCAGCTGCaattagcagaaaacaagcGTATTAGTAATACTAACTTTGAaccaaattttacagaaaatggttaGTCGTTAGGCAGCTTACTCGGATGCCAAATCAACTCTCTAGCACAAAAAACATAATCCTGCCTTGCATCTAGTGCTTTCACAAGCAGGGCTAAAACAGGAGATTGGCTTATGGATTAGTTTAatctaaaagcagctgatgccTTTGGGAAGACTTTCAACACAGGAACGTTCACTTTGTTCAAGTCAAGGATGTCCGTGGCAGAATCGCCTCATTGGGAAGATCTGGTGAGCCTCGCGGAAACGCTCCAAGATTACAAATGATCTTGGAGGTCCTAGAgagaaagtctgtatttaatgctagcttgtctttcagagatGGTGTAGGATTCGCCCGATGCATTCACTGATACTTCAGCTAATGTAGGATCTAATTCACATATCAGGCGAAGAGAGTCTTTCCTGAAACGGGAGCTCAACCTAAGAAACAACGTGTATGTTTTTTCTACAGACAAATACACTTCAGGATCTTACAATGCACCGACTTGGAGGAAACGAAATCCACGTGCAAAAACGTTCTCTAAAACAACCGTTCAGGTAACTGTTTGACAGAAATTTTTACAATTCGGTCTCTTCAGTAAAAGTGACATGTCCCTCCCCACCTAGAAAACGTAAAAGTGCtcttaaaacttaaaaccaaccaaaacccgcAAGATTCTAAGCGATGCTGAGTAGTCTGAAAGAGCAGGTAAGAGTTTCGTTTGTTTGCTGGCACGTCATTTTGCCTGTATAACTAAGCcgtgatttctcatttttcacaaTATTACCAATACGAAAGCAAAACACGTACCTGCCTTTAAAGTGAGGAGCTACAAGAAGCGGGTTTTGGCTTGTCGCACTcgacaaagcacagcagagactaTACGAGCGGGATCTATTTGTCTCTCTGTTTGATTGCTCGCGAAGCACCTGCAATAGGTGAGCGATGATCAGCCGAGGTCCAAATTCCTAAAAGGGCTCAGGctacaaaacattcacaagataCCCTAAGGaccattaatacattttacagctgtcctgaaagcagagattagAACCTCTCTCTCGTGTCCCTCGGAGGCAGGGCCCAACCTTTAGTCTGCAGTCTGTGCTTCAGTGCGACATCTCCTTCTTAcctcccatctctccctgtcccccacgGACCTAACAGGGACTTTGCTCTGCAGTTGCACAGTTCGAAACGTGGGCTAGCAGAGCGTCCTCGTAGTTCTTGCAAGCTTAGCCTTCTAGCTTGCTATGAAAGCGCTTCCCTGAAAGGGCAAAGAGGTAAGTTGGaaggctgctgagcactgccctTTCTTTCCCGGGCGAATCCTTTTACTGCTACTTTCTTCTATAGAAGATGCTCACTAACACTCCGTACGCAGCATTAGGCCCTTTTGATTCCCGTCTGAGATGCAAATGCTGTTGAGGCACCACACGGGTGCAAAGCACCTAAAAACCACCTCCTGGAATCCCTCGCCAGGCTTGCTACCATCTTTGGTTTCTTCGTGCAAGTCCCGCACCGTTCTCAAACATCTGCTTGGGAaggtttcagagggaaaagactTGAACGGAACATTTTGAAACCTGGGTGAATTACattaggaggaaatattttatttctgttgcttctggaaGCGTTGAAAGTTTACTGCTTAAATTGTTTCTCAAAGAGCACATAGTTTTACTCCAATAAACTATGCACCAAACGTTCTGTATATCTCTtttgacagcagagccaggaagacatggaagtgaacagaaagggagaacGATACgtagacaggagaaagagatgaagccAGTACTTCACCtgacaagaaaaatctaaattcaaataCGGAAATTATCAAGCGGAGATCCAAAGATGATAAGATTGCAAATTCCAAAAATAACACGTAGGAAGTACACTGTAAAGtttcaaaagtgacaaaaatggaaatctctgtttaaaaatagtgtttgtattttcataaacgTAGAAGAAATgtacctaataaaaataacGATGTCTTCTATTTTATGTACAGTATTTCCCTTGCTTGTAACAGGACTGTAATTAGTTCAAATAAATTCCACTGAGCTTTGACTACATTGAACTGACCAGCATAAAAGTCTGCCTTGTTTGAACTCATCTTTCAGTTGTAAAGCTATTTGCAGAAAACTCTGCACCTCAAATCAACAGAACGTCTTCCTCTCTCCGATTCCTACACCCCCTCTCCATAACCGGCAGCGCCCTGCCACGGAGGAGGGAGTGAGCCACAACACAGTTAGCCTGAGCGGGCGcaggctgggccgggccgggccgcggctgagggaacgggggttgtttagcctggagaaaaggaggctgaggggagaccttaccgctctctacaactacctgaaaggaggttgtagccaggtgggggtcggtctcttctcccagggaacaagtgacaggacgagaggaaacggcctcaacttgtgccaggggaggtctGGATTGGACGTGAGGAGAAAcgtcttcaccgaaagggttgtcaagccctggaataggctgcccagggaagcggttgagtcaccatccctggaggtatcGAAAAGACGTGCGGACAcggcttagggacatggcttagtggtgagcttggcagtgctaggtacCTCACGGCTGGACTCGATGACCTAAGGGAGATAAGGGTCATCACCTAAAAgataagggtcttttccaacctcaagGATTCTAAGATTCGATGATTACACAAAGAATACATGGCTCAATGAGATAGTAACAATTCCGGCGAGCTGTTAACTACTCTTGACCGGAATCAGATGAACGGAAAGGGATCGGTGCTTCCTGTGATCAAATGCTCCCCAGAGTTTCCAGAGGgataaaaccagcagtttacTGAGGCAACCATACCCTGcacaccactgaaatcaactacataaaaggcaagagaggaatTCTCATTTGCcactacagaaagtaaaacaaggctTCTAGTCAACAGGAGAAATCTGCACATGGATCTTCCTTATTACCTTTCTAGGCAGTTACCTAACAGCAGGTGCCGTCCACCTTTTCCGTAGGAATTGCATTGCCTATGCCTGCCTCTAACGCCCTTCCAGTTAGAGTTGCAGTTGCCAAAACTCATCGTGGCCACGTTACTGCCTTGTTCTCATACCGATTCTTGCTCCTTACAGCTGGCCTCTCTACGTCCAGTATTCTACATTCTATTGCTGACTTCTAATCCTGTCGAAACACACCATTGCTTCTTCAAGACGTGACAGTCTGGAAAATGCTCCgagacaaaagaacaaaggcAATCCCTTTGCaaactctctccctcttttccgtTCTCCACTAGGATTGAGAGATGACTTGGCCTTCCACTTTACATAGGCATATAAACTGGAAGGGTTCCAGTCCAACGCTACAAAATTTCGACACGTGTCTTCCTCTATTACGATGGCAACAGAAACGCATCATGACTAGCTGCTCCCAGCTTGCGGTTTGGAGCTGAAAGTCAACAGCACCGTGTTAGTGCAAGACACAGACCAGTGCAATGCAAGGCGGCAAAAGCATCCTGGTGTGAAACACCTAGTACCAGTGCTGTCAACTAAACACTTTTCCgcttaaaaagagcaaagaaagaagtgatcCGGGGGCCTGAAACAAATATCCAGCCACAACTAGTCCAAACTTCTAGGAGGACTTCTATAGGGCTTCTAGAACAGTTTCACTGCAAACACGTCATCAGTTGGGTTTgcatgcaaatgttttcctgtacaATCAtcacccctccctcctctctccccagtcaACTTTGGCTTGGAAGCTGGCCGCTGTCTCTTTCTGCTAGCAAACCACAACGCAAGTCCTCGTCTTGCAAAAGTCTCAAAGCAGAATTCACAATTCATAAGATGAGAACCTTCTACACGCTCTCCTTACCTGACATggctgcattatcaacactctggccagcacaaagccaaagcagagcccCACACTACCTACTACCGAGAAAAggaactctaccccagccacaACCAGCCCAGGGAGGGACCCTTACATGACCGTTATCAAGATGGTGGTGCTACTCAGACTTGGGACAATGAAGGTACTGCCGTTCTGGCAatcatttcagctcttccatccTGAAGGCAAACACCAACGCGAGAAAGTCACCCACACGCACTCAAGGTCACCCTGCAGCCGACAGACAGCAGTAGGTGCTGCTACTAAAAGCGGGAAACACAAGGTGGAGGTCTGCACCTAGACAGCTGAATGCCACCCCAACCTGTCCCAACACTGCTTTTACATCTCGGGAAGAAAGCACTCGCATTGGGCTCCATTCCTTTACACTAGCTCCCAGGGCGGTCACGTTGGGGGGGCCTCACTCCTTGCCCCCACTGTTCCCGACACTTAGAAAAAGCAAACGCAACAGCAGGGTGAACACCTGGATGCACTTGCCAGGAAAAGAGCGGGACAGAGCTCAAACGCCTCCCAAACGACCTTTC
This window contains:
- the LOC127028993 gene encoding uncharacterized protein C12orf50 homolog, which produces MYVDIGETNHTELVKNRPCTEVKKKKKWMSEEPRNSPNTVTGKGIHTSDPKVKPSYQQRGQSQGDQTAASLPYVREAGRKTDFNSSEPRRSAYVVYRTVTVNQEPKFNGSTAAPEPYGQKCSKQKNQLDTNRRFWTQTENYGLRDDLAFHFT